The following coding sequences are from one Acidimicrobiales bacterium window:
- a CDS encoding SDR family NAD(P)-dependent oxidoreductase yields the protein MARLDGKVAFITGAARGQGRSHAVRLAEEGADIIAVDIASQIDSVPLSMATPEDLAQTVKEVEALDRRIVARQVDVRDYDALKAALDDGVAQLGRLDIVSANAGIVSFGRAEELPDQTWQDMMDVNLTGVWHTVKAAVPHLRAAGGGAIVLTSSAAGLGASPNLAHYGAAKTGLIG from the coding sequence ATGGCACGTCTGGATGGAAAGGTCGCCTTCATCACCGGGGCGGCTCGAGGTCAGGGTCGGAGTCACGCCGTCCGGCTGGCGGAGGAGGGTGCCGACATCATCGCCGTCGACATCGCGTCGCAGATCGACTCGGTCCCCTTGTCCATGGCGACACCGGAGGATCTGGCACAGACGGTCAAGGAGGTCGAAGCCCTCGACCGGCGCATCGTCGCCCGCCAGGTCGACGTCCGCGACTACGACGCGCTGAAGGCCGCGCTCGACGACGGCGTCGCCCAGCTCGGTCGGCTCGACATCGTGTCCGCCAACGCGGGCATCGTCAGCTTCGGCCGGGCCGAGGAGCTGCCCGACCAGACCTGGCAGGACATGATGGACGTCAACCTGACCGGTGTGTGGCACACGGTGAAGGCCGCCGTGCCCCACCTGCGGGCGGCCGGCGGCGGCGCGATCGTGCTCACGAGCTCGGCCGCCGGTCTCGGGGCGTCGCCGAACCTCGCCCACTACGGCGCGGCGAAGACCGGCCTGATCGG